A single window of Callithrix jacchus isolate 240 chromosome 6, calJac240_pri, whole genome shotgun sequence DNA harbors:
- the RAB17 gene encoding ras-related protein Rab-17 isoform X4: MAQAHLSPQPSAAPSQPRVFKLVLLGSGSVGKSSLALRYVKNDFKSILPTVGCAFFTKVVDLGTSSLKLEIWDTAGQEKYHSVCHLYFRGANAAVLVYDITRKDSFHKAQQWLKDLQKELQPGEVLVMLVGNKTDLSEEREVTFEEGKEFADSHKLLFMETSAKLNHQVSEVFSAVARELLQRDNREGQAPRGDADVALNERPAQQAKCCGQ; this comes from the exons ATGGCGCAGGCACACCTGAGTCCCCAGCCCAGCGCTGCCCCCAGCCAGCCCCGTGTGTTCAAGCTGGTTCTCCTGGGAAGTGGCTCCGTGGGCAAGTCCAGCCTGGCTCTCCGGTACGTGAAGAATGACTTCAAGAGTATCCTGCCTACGGTGGGCT GTGCGTTCTTCACAAAGGTGGTGGATTTGGGCACCTCCTCTCTGAAGCTTGAGATCTGGGACACAGCTGGCCAGGAGAAGTACCACAGTGTCTGCCACCTCTACTTCAGGGGTGCCAATGCTGCAGTTCTGGTGTATGACATCACCAGGAAG GATTCCTTCCACAAGGCTCAGCAGTGGCTGAAGGACCTGCAGAAGGAGCTGCAGCCGGGAGAAGTCCTGGTGATGCTGGTCGGCAACAAGACGGACCTCAGTGAGGAGCGGGAGGTGACCTTCGAG GAAGGGAAGGAGTTTGCTGACAGCCACAAGTTGCTGTTCATGGAAACTTCAGCTAAACTGAACCATCAGGTGTCGGAGGTGTTCAGTGCCGTGG CTCGAGAGCTACTGCAGAGAGACAACAGGGAGGGTCAGGCTCCACGGGGGGACGCAGATGTGGCTCTGAATGAGAGGCCAGCGCAGCAGGCCAAATGCTGTGGACAGTAG
- the RAB17 gene encoding ras-related protein Rab-17 isoform X3, with protein sequence MTWADHLLDQVLTPATLTLPQGMAQAHLSPQPSAAPSQPRVFKLVLLGSGSVGKSSLALRYVKNDFKSILPTVGCAFFTKVVDLGTSSLKLEIWDTAGQEKYHSVCHLYFRGANAAVLVYDITRKDSFHKAQQWLKDLQKELQPGEVLVMLVGNKTDLSEEREVTFEEGKEFADSHKLLFMETSAKLNHQVSEVFSAVARELLQRDNREGQAPRGDADVALNERPAQQAKCCGQ encoded by the exons ATGACTTGGGCAGACCATCTGCTGGACCAAGTTCTCACCCCAGCCACTCTCACTTTGCCTCAG GGCATGGCGCAGGCACACCTGAGTCCCCAGCCCAGCGCTGCCCCCAGCCAGCCCCGTGTGTTCAAGCTGGTTCTCCTGGGAAGTGGCTCCGTGGGCAAGTCCAGCCTGGCTCTCCGGTACGTGAAGAATGACTTCAAGAGTATCCTGCCTACGGTGGGCT GTGCGTTCTTCACAAAGGTGGTGGATTTGGGCACCTCCTCTCTGAAGCTTGAGATCTGGGACACAGCTGGCCAGGAGAAGTACCACAGTGTCTGCCACCTCTACTTCAGGGGTGCCAATGCTGCAGTTCTGGTGTATGACATCACCAGGAAG GATTCCTTCCACAAGGCTCAGCAGTGGCTGAAGGACCTGCAGAAGGAGCTGCAGCCGGGAGAAGTCCTGGTGATGCTGGTCGGCAACAAGACGGACCTCAGTGAGGAGCGGGAGGTGACCTTCGAG GAAGGGAAGGAGTTTGCTGACAGCCACAAGTTGCTGTTCATGGAAACTTCAGCTAAACTGAACCATCAGGTGTCGGAGGTGTTCAGTGCCGTGG CTCGAGAGCTACTGCAGAGAGACAACAGGGAGGGTCAGGCTCCACGGGGGGACGCAGATGTGGCTCTGAATGAGAGGCCAGCGCAGCAGGCCAAATGCTGTGGACAGTAG